Proteins encoded in a region of the Anopheles aquasalis chromosome 2, idAnoAquaMG_Q_19, whole genome shotgun sequence genome:
- the LOC126571930 gene encoding myb-like protein Q isoform X2: MCIIEHPHHTHSALKMGQDMETTAAAAAVAVATASLNGSHNSSSSSSSTNGSISIITASSPVTTLCGNKRKYEEISSSSSNGAATTNTPDSEMVVDVVLYDQESSEQETSVTGSSSPSMEAASEDGIKACKSPRYESEEEAKNGQEATGSSSEDPEMALTGASPSDDQDAPLSSSTSSSSSSSGESNSTINATTTMTTTSSSSSPSDDSSARSNVSISSSPSSSSPFITASPTTLTGSSSSTSPILPMATTVPLPEENAIAKLEAVVVPGETAWNCEPIVDSISKLQAVAVPGETWGGSGGSGADSTRSTLATTLLVADDLDDDDDDFEDDFDDDETILPGYSTMRYPCSPNRGTGVGGVGPVGGPGIVGGGYITPAYPKPGYFPEQPYQNCARTGAANNGAQQYANRGYGWPQHGYYSPPYEPPTSQQTIRCAENGKSYFELGSANYSSGGPGSPNPSLVASQQQQQQHQQQQQQQQQHQQQQQQQPPQPSHPFGGPVLMGPGPGPRHHLKRCCDGRNMSCTNKQCYKERRMKMMNLSMFKLARFRQASDQSLYRSVLICNTLKSIEREIDNENKEFSHQQHQQHQQHLQQQQQQHHHHYHLQQQQQQQQQQQHQQQQQQHPGAGMHHQHPSIPAPQPGASAATNQPTPGGATTDYFGNRIAGPPAQNRTANYGAPGSEPTTITMQLSPYDQQHQQQHQQQQQQQQQQQHQMHPLHPLHHHHHLQHYHHHPHSQSQQHQHHPLHHHHPLHPMTAQPHHVAPHPLKDPQSGRATPFPVASGIAATSTISSGTNATTFTTTTMSNSASATSSGSGATNSSTSSSSDYHPAAAHDQQHSLLHDDRQQQQQQQQPQHPEPSMQHQHEEAMQLDEPQHHHGQQVSQQHHQPDTDSGFGDDDCTRPINWGSVLSLSSQSALDPLNGNDLFVTSSAVSVSEDDGPGGPVVSPVVVLESCDTLPSVATLTGATNSSSSSSTSVIQMEEDEGCAVATGGSASPPRSAITSDGGLASADASVVASATSGTPSGCSLSNGVSNGDGSSSTVIAITSTVLDSDSTGNSSTGSTNGSNSANTNTSSSLSSIIVDPSVPAAPSATVASGSDGDDQTVSSSGTTTLTTLTTSSNGTGGRNAISSSSTLTTLTSSSGVSSSPLLSSCASALQHYSNLQHHQLHQYHQRHQQQLQHQQHLLQQNGTGSSLNGVGSTTATAGSGSSCWEFAYLDMDLGTTHELYDMFPSCYKITSFNSSDVDMLGLKGAGMLEPSKVVCGDNEMDSFTTHIMVGS; the protein is encoded by the exons ATGTGTATCATAGAACACCCACATCATACT CATTCGGCACTAAAAATGGGACAAGACATGGAaacaacggcggcagcagcagcggtagcagtgGCTACAGCCTCGCTCAATGGCAGCCATAACAGTTCCAGCTCCAGTAGtagcaccaacggcagcattaGTATCATCACCGCCAGCAGTCCCGTGACGACGCTGTGTGGCAACAAGCGCAAATATGAAGAAAtctccagtagcagcagcaatggagcggccaccaccaataCGCCCGACAGTGAAATGGTAGTAGATGTGGTGCTGTATGATCAAGAATCGTCCGAGCAAGAGACCTCGGTGACTGGTTCTTCTTCCCCATCTATGGAAGCAGCGAGTGAAGATGGAATCAAGGCCTGCAAAAGTCCTCGGTATGAGAGCgaggaagaagcgaagaatgGGCAAGAAGCAACAGGAAGCAGCAGTGAAGATCCCGAAATGGCACTCACAGGTGCTTCTCCTTCGGATGATCAAGATGCACCGTTAAGTagtagcaccagtagcagtagtagcagcagcggtgaaAGCAATAGTACAATTAATgccacaacgacgatgaccaccacgagcagcagcagcagccctagCGATGATAGTAGTGCAAGAAGTAACgttagcatcagcagcagccctagCAGTAGTAGTCCTTTCATCACAGCGTCACCGACGACGCTCAccggcagtagtagcagcaccagtccgATCCTACCGATGGCAACGACGGTACCGCTGCCGGAGGAAAATGCCATCGCAAAGCTGGAAGCGGTCGTCGTGCCGGGTGAGACGGCCTGGAACTGTGAACCGATCGTGGATAGCATCAGTAAGCTACAGGCGGTGGCCGTACCGGGCGAAACGTggggtggaagtggtggtagcggtgcgGACAGTACCCGATCGACGCTAGCCACTACGCTGCTCGTAGCGGACGatctcgacgatgatgatgatgattttgagGACGATttcgatgatgacgaaacgATCCTTCCCGGGTACTCGACGATGCGCTATCCCTGCTCACCGAACCGTGGcaccggtgttggtggtgttggaccGGTAGGAGGTCCCGGtatcgttggtggtggctacATCACTCCGGCCTACCCGAAACCGGGTTACTTCCCCGAGCAGCCGTACCAAAACTGTGCCCGAACAGGCGCGGCCAACAATGGTGCCCAGCAGTACGCCAATCGAGGGTACGGATGGCCACAGCATGGTTACTACTCGCCACCGTACGAACCGCCCACCTCACAGCAGACCATTCGGTGTGCGGAGAATGGAAAGAGCTACTTCGAGCTCGGTTCTGCCAACTACAGCAGCGGTGGTCCTGGTTCTCCTAATCCTTCCCTGGTGgcaagccagcagcagcagcaacaacaccagcagcagcagcagcagcagcagcagcaccagcaacaacaacagcagcaaccaccacaaccgtcGCATCCGTTCGGTGGTCCAGTGCTGATGGGACCGGGGCCCGGACCGAGACATCATCTGAAGCGATGCTGTGACGGTCGCAACATGTCCTGCACGAACAAGCAGTGCTACAAGGAGCGacggatgaagatgatgaacctGTCCATGTTCAAGCTTGCCCGCTTCCGGCAGGCCTCCGATCAATCGCTGTACCGCTCGGTGCTGATCTGCAACACTctgaaatcgatcgagcgtgaGATCGATAACGAAAACAAGGAATTTagccatcaacagcaccagcagcatcagcagcacctgcagcagcaacaacagcagcaccatcatcactatcaccttcaacagcagcagcaacagcagcagcagcaacagcatcagcagcagcagcaacagcatcctgGTGCAGGTatgcatcatcaacatccgTCAATACCAGCTCCTCAGCCAGGCGCATCGGCGGCAACCAATCAGCCGACTCCCGGTGGTGCCACTACTGACTACTTTGGCAATCGCATTGCCGGGCCACCGGCTCAGAACCGTACCGCCAATTACGGTGCACCAGGAAGCGAACCCACCACCATTACGATGCAGCTATCACCCtacgatcagcagcatcagcaacagcaccagcagcagcaacagcagcagcaacaacaacagcatcaaatGCATCCATTGCATCcactgcatcaccaccatcacctgcagcactaccatcaccatccacacTCGCAGTctcagcaacatcaacaccatccattgcatcaccatcatccgcttCATCCGATGACGGCACAGCCACACCATGTTGCACCGCATCCGCTGAAGGATCCTCAATCTGGACGAGCAACGCCCTTCCCGGTGGCATCCGGTATTGCCGCCACATCGACCATCAGTAGTGGCACAAACGCGACGACCTtcactacgacgacgatgagcaacagcgcgagcgcgactagcagtggcagtggagccacgaacagcagcacTTCAAGTTCCTCCGACTATCATCCGGCGGCAGCACATGATCAACAGCACTCGCTGCTTCATGATgatcggcaacagcagcagcagcagcaacaaccacagcaccCGGAACCATCAATGCAGCATCAACACGAAGAAGCGATGCAGCTGGATgaaccgcagcaccaccatgggCAGCAGGtgtcacagcagcaccatcaaccggACACGGATTCTGGCTTCGGTGACGATGATTGCACTCGGCCGATCAACTGGGGTTCGGTGTTGAGTTTGTCTTCGCAATCGGCACTAGACCCGCTAAACGGCAACGATCTGTTCGTCACATCGTCGGCCGTTAGCGTGAGCGAAGATGATGGACCCGGGGGTCCCGTTGtatcaccggtggtggtactggaaAGCTGTGATACTCTGCCATCGGTTGCAACCCTCACCGGTGCTActaactcgtcgtcgtcgtcatcgacgtcCGTGATACagatggaggaggatgagggtTGTGCGGTGGCTACCGGCGGATCAGCATCACCGCCACGCAGTGCAATCACCAGCGATGGAGGTCTTGCGAGTGCGGACGCTAGTGTGGTCGCCAGTGCCACCAGCGGCACACCCAGTGGTTGCTCTTTGAGCAATGGCGTCAGCAATGGTGATGGTAGTAGCAGTACAGTAATCGCGATCACATCAACTGTGCTGGACAGTGATAGCACCGGTAATAGCAGCACAGGGAGCACcaatggcagcaacagcgcaaACACTAATACTAGCAGCAGCTTATCATCGATCATTGTGGATCCGAGCGTTCCCGCAGCACCGTCCGCTACGGTAGCCAGTGGGAGTGATGGTGACGATCAGACGGTCTCATCCAGCGGTACCACCACGCTGACAACGctcactaccagcagcaatgGTACCGGTGGCAGAAATgccatcagcagtagcagtacgCTGACCAcgctgaccagcagcagtggtgtgTCCTCGTCACCGTTGCTCTCATCGTGCGCCTCAGCCCTGCAGCACTACTCCAACCTACAGCACCATCAGCTacaccagtaccaccagcgccatcagcagcagctgcagcaccagcagcatctgctACAACAGAACGGCACCGGATCGAGTCTGAACGGCGTAGGATCGACAACCGCCACGGCCGGCAGTGGGTCGAGTTGCTGGGAGTTTGCGTACCTCGATATGGATCTCGGTACGACGCACGAGCTGTACGATATGTTCCCTAGCTGCTACAAGATCACCTCGTTCAACTCGAGCGATGTCGATATGCTCGGATTGAAGGGTGCCGGTATGCTCGAACCGAGCAAAGTCGTCTGCGGTGACAACGAGATGGACTCCTTCACAACGCACATCATGGTCGGGAGTTAG
- the LOC126571930 gene encoding myb-like protein Q isoform X1: MPTTLKGKEQQHSELTAVINTVGPGYSFILPGHLGKCNHSSSRSTSIHRFHDKQHSALKMGQDMETTAAAAAVAVATASLNGSHNSSSSSSSTNGSISIITASSPVTTLCGNKRKYEEISSSSSNGAATTNTPDSEMVVDVVLYDQESSEQETSVTGSSSPSMEAASEDGIKACKSPRYESEEEAKNGQEATGSSSEDPEMALTGASPSDDQDAPLSSSTSSSSSSSGESNSTINATTTMTTTSSSSSPSDDSSARSNVSISSSPSSSSPFITASPTTLTGSSSSTSPILPMATTVPLPEENAIAKLEAVVVPGETAWNCEPIVDSISKLQAVAVPGETWGGSGGSGADSTRSTLATTLLVADDLDDDDDDFEDDFDDDETILPGYSTMRYPCSPNRGTGVGGVGPVGGPGIVGGGYITPAYPKPGYFPEQPYQNCARTGAANNGAQQYANRGYGWPQHGYYSPPYEPPTSQQTIRCAENGKSYFELGSANYSSGGPGSPNPSLVASQQQQQQHQQQQQQQQQHQQQQQQQPPQPSHPFGGPVLMGPGPGPRHHLKRCCDGRNMSCTNKQCYKERRMKMMNLSMFKLARFRQASDQSLYRSVLICNTLKSIEREIDNENKEFSHQQHQQHQQHLQQQQQQHHHHYHLQQQQQQQQQQQHQQQQQQHPGAGMHHQHPSIPAPQPGASAATNQPTPGGATTDYFGNRIAGPPAQNRTANYGAPGSEPTTITMQLSPYDQQHQQQHQQQQQQQQQQQHQMHPLHPLHHHHHLQHYHHHPHSQSQQHQHHPLHHHHPLHPMTAQPHHVAPHPLKDPQSGRATPFPVASGIAATSTISSGTNATTFTTTTMSNSASATSSGSGATNSSTSSSSDYHPAAAHDQQHSLLHDDRQQQQQQQQPQHPEPSMQHQHEEAMQLDEPQHHHGQQVSQQHHQPDTDSGFGDDDCTRPINWGSVLSLSSQSALDPLNGNDLFVTSSAVSVSEDDGPGGPVVSPVVVLESCDTLPSVATLTGATNSSSSSSTSVIQMEEDEGCAVATGGSASPPRSAITSDGGLASADASVVASATSGTPSGCSLSNGVSNGDGSSSTVIAITSTVLDSDSTGNSSTGSTNGSNSANTNTSSSLSSIIVDPSVPAAPSATVASGSDGDDQTVSSSGTTTLTTLTTSSNGTGGRNAISSSSTLTTLTSSSGVSSSPLLSSCASALQHYSNLQHHQLHQYHQRHQQQLQHQQHLLQQNGTGSSLNGVGSTTATAGSGSSCWEFAYLDMDLGTTHELYDMFPSCYKITSFNSSDVDMLGLKGAGMLEPSKVVCGDNEMDSFTTHIMVGS; the protein is encoded by the coding sequence CATTCGGCACTAAAAATGGGACAAGACATGGAaacaacggcggcagcagcagcggtagcagtgGCTACAGCCTCGCTCAATGGCAGCCATAACAGTTCCAGCTCCAGTAGtagcaccaacggcagcattaGTATCATCACCGCCAGCAGTCCCGTGACGACGCTGTGTGGCAACAAGCGCAAATATGAAGAAAtctccagtagcagcagcaatggagcggccaccaccaataCGCCCGACAGTGAAATGGTAGTAGATGTGGTGCTGTATGATCAAGAATCGTCCGAGCAAGAGACCTCGGTGACTGGTTCTTCTTCCCCATCTATGGAAGCAGCGAGTGAAGATGGAATCAAGGCCTGCAAAAGTCCTCGGTATGAGAGCgaggaagaagcgaagaatgGGCAAGAAGCAACAGGAAGCAGCAGTGAAGATCCCGAAATGGCACTCACAGGTGCTTCTCCTTCGGATGATCAAGATGCACCGTTAAGTagtagcaccagtagcagtagtagcagcagcggtgaaAGCAATAGTACAATTAATgccacaacgacgatgaccaccacgagcagcagcagcagccctagCGATGATAGTAGTGCAAGAAGTAACgttagcatcagcagcagccctagCAGTAGTAGTCCTTTCATCACAGCGTCACCGACGACGCTCAccggcagtagtagcagcaccagtccgATCCTACCGATGGCAACGACGGTACCGCTGCCGGAGGAAAATGCCATCGCAAAGCTGGAAGCGGTCGTCGTGCCGGGTGAGACGGCCTGGAACTGTGAACCGATCGTGGATAGCATCAGTAAGCTACAGGCGGTGGCCGTACCGGGCGAAACGTggggtggaagtggtggtagcggtgcgGACAGTACCCGATCGACGCTAGCCACTACGCTGCTCGTAGCGGACGatctcgacgatgatgatgatgattttgagGACGATttcgatgatgacgaaacgATCCTTCCCGGGTACTCGACGATGCGCTATCCCTGCTCACCGAACCGTGGcaccggtgttggtggtgttggaccGGTAGGAGGTCCCGGtatcgttggtggtggctacATCACTCCGGCCTACCCGAAACCGGGTTACTTCCCCGAGCAGCCGTACCAAAACTGTGCCCGAACAGGCGCGGCCAACAATGGTGCCCAGCAGTACGCCAATCGAGGGTACGGATGGCCACAGCATGGTTACTACTCGCCACCGTACGAACCGCCCACCTCACAGCAGACCATTCGGTGTGCGGAGAATGGAAAGAGCTACTTCGAGCTCGGTTCTGCCAACTACAGCAGCGGTGGTCCTGGTTCTCCTAATCCTTCCCTGGTGgcaagccagcagcagcagcaacaacaccagcagcagcagcagcagcagcagcagcaccagcaacaacaacagcagcaaccaccacaaccgtcGCATCCGTTCGGTGGTCCAGTGCTGATGGGACCGGGGCCCGGACCGAGACATCATCTGAAGCGATGCTGTGACGGTCGCAACATGTCCTGCACGAACAAGCAGTGCTACAAGGAGCGacggatgaagatgatgaacctGTCCATGTTCAAGCTTGCCCGCTTCCGGCAGGCCTCCGATCAATCGCTGTACCGCTCGGTGCTGATCTGCAACACTctgaaatcgatcgagcgtgaGATCGATAACGAAAACAAGGAATTTagccatcaacagcaccagcagcatcagcagcacctgcagcagcaacaacagcagcaccatcatcactatcaccttcaacagcagcagcaacagcagcagcagcaacagcatcagcagcagcagcaacagcatcctgGTGCAGGTatgcatcatcaacatccgTCAATACCAGCTCCTCAGCCAGGCGCATCGGCGGCAACCAATCAGCCGACTCCCGGTGGTGCCACTACTGACTACTTTGGCAATCGCATTGCCGGGCCACCGGCTCAGAACCGTACCGCCAATTACGGTGCACCAGGAAGCGAACCCACCACCATTACGATGCAGCTATCACCCtacgatcagcagcatcagcaacagcaccagcagcagcaacagcagcagcaacaacaacagcatcaaatGCATCCATTGCATCcactgcatcaccaccatcacctgcagcactaccatcaccatccacacTCGCAGTctcagcaacatcaacaccatccattgcatcaccatcatccgcttCATCCGATGACGGCACAGCCACACCATGTTGCACCGCATCCGCTGAAGGATCCTCAATCTGGACGAGCAACGCCCTTCCCGGTGGCATCCGGTATTGCCGCCACATCGACCATCAGTAGTGGCACAAACGCGACGACCTtcactacgacgacgatgagcaacagcgcgagcgcgactagcagtggcagtggagccacgaacagcagcacTTCAAGTTCCTCCGACTATCATCCGGCGGCAGCACATGATCAACAGCACTCGCTGCTTCATGATgatcggcaacagcagcagcagcagcaacaaccacagcaccCGGAACCATCAATGCAGCATCAACACGAAGAAGCGATGCAGCTGGATgaaccgcagcaccaccatgggCAGCAGGtgtcacagcagcaccatcaaccggACACGGATTCTGGCTTCGGTGACGATGATTGCACTCGGCCGATCAACTGGGGTTCGGTGTTGAGTTTGTCTTCGCAATCGGCACTAGACCCGCTAAACGGCAACGATCTGTTCGTCACATCGTCGGCCGTTAGCGTGAGCGAAGATGATGGACCCGGGGGTCCCGTTGtatcaccggtggtggtactggaaAGCTGTGATACTCTGCCATCGGTTGCAACCCTCACCGGTGCTActaactcgtcgtcgtcgtcatcgacgtcCGTGATACagatggaggaggatgagggtTGTGCGGTGGCTACCGGCGGATCAGCATCACCGCCACGCAGTGCAATCACCAGCGATGGAGGTCTTGCGAGTGCGGACGCTAGTGTGGTCGCCAGTGCCACCAGCGGCACACCCAGTGGTTGCTCTTTGAGCAATGGCGTCAGCAATGGTGATGGTAGTAGCAGTACAGTAATCGCGATCACATCAACTGTGCTGGACAGTGATAGCACCGGTAATAGCAGCACAGGGAGCACcaatggcagcaacagcgcaaACACTAATACTAGCAGCAGCTTATCATCGATCATTGTGGATCCGAGCGTTCCCGCAGCACCGTCCGCTACGGTAGCCAGTGGGAGTGATGGTGACGATCAGACGGTCTCATCCAGCGGTACCACCACGCTGACAACGctcactaccagcagcaatgGTACCGGTGGCAGAAATgccatcagcagtagcagtacgCTGACCAcgctgaccagcagcagtggtgtgTCCTCGTCACCGTTGCTCTCATCGTGCGCCTCAGCCCTGCAGCACTACTCCAACCTACAGCACCATCAGCTacaccagtaccaccagcgccatcagcagcagctgcagcaccagcagcatctgctACAACAGAACGGCACCGGATCGAGTCTGAACGGCGTAGGATCGACAACCGCCACGGCCGGCAGTGGGTCGAGTTGCTGGGAGTTTGCGTACCTCGATATGGATCTCGGTACGACGCACGAGCTGTACGATATGTTCCCTAGCTGCTACAAGATCACCTCGTTCAACTCGAGCGATGTCGATATGCTCGGATTGAAGGGTGCCGGTATGCTCGAACCGAGCAAAGTCGTCTGCGGTGACAACGAGATGGACTCCTTCACAACGCACATCATGGTCGGGAGTTAG
- the LOC126571943 gene encoding zinc finger protein 136-like gives MSSNIGATSINPGNEEDDSRCRLCAMIIGEDSKRINMNEEQVEEIVEGLLDISQVESKRLSCITLVCLRCWNEIQHFKAFVERCRRAQELLLENIFIRECPTPEDDDELVDEGQESKEIDVKESQLLITANDAKPSTRTEKCFEEIERHVNLLLLEIDEKQNKISSATSVHECSDCLAEFLSRDSLLEHRKTCDRNGNDASNRTGILRCTLCDFTSISRAALGFHLLRLHGDSDKLPVSGYIDEDDVVCPICEDSFTNLQELRYHLPSHLQNAAKPSGSKEPVAGSKRCTICSKDFRTWSLYRVHMKYHLNQKDVICEGCGKRFYSKSDMREHYEAVHEHKRYVCNICGIHIKLKSNIRRHLRSHDVTQQFKCDQCPKRFACRTNLRYHLDAHLGRKRYPCEICGEAFQYTYARNQHLFRAHGIQIAGVKIRKERKRRIPTTAESDSKEPKSSSICSAAANVGKIRESVPHTVTYAENDDLIEYAPESPTT, from the exons ATGTCGTCCAACATTGGAGCTACTTCAATAAATCCCggaaatgaagaagatgaCTCCAGATGCCGCTTGTGTGCGATGATCATCGGTGAGGACAGCAAACGGATCAACATGAATGAAGAACAAGTGGAAGAAATAGTCGAAGGACTGCTGGACATTTCACAG GTCGAAAGTAAACGACTTTCCTGCATCACGTTGGTGTGCTTACGGTGTTGGAATGAAATACAACACTTTAAAGCGTTTGTAGAACGATGTCGGCGGGCGCAGGAGTTGCTGTTGGAAAATATCTTCATCCGTGAATGTCCAACACccgaagatgacgatgagctCGTCGACGAGGGGCAAGAGAGCAAGGAAATCGACGTCAAGGAATCGCAGCTTCTAATCACCGCGAATGATGCTAAACCTTCGACTAGAACTGAAAAATGTTTCGAGGAAATTGAGCGTCACGTCAACCTGTTACTTCTTGAAATTGATGAGAAACAGAATAAGATCAGCTCCGCTACGTCGGTGCACGAGTGTTCGGATTGTTTGGCCGAGTTCTTGTCACGCGATAGTCTTCTCGAGCATCGAAAAACTTGCGACAGGAACGGCAATGATGCGTCGAATCGTACTGGAATTCTTCGTTGCACTCTGTGTGACTTTACAAGCATCTCTAGAGCGGCACTTGGTTTCCATTTGCTGCGCTTGCACGGGGACAGTGATAAGCTGCCGGTCAGCGGATACATCGACGAGGATGATGTCGTTTGTCCTATCTGCGAAGATTCATTCACAAATTTACAAGAGCTACGTTACCATCTACCTTCCCATTtgcaaaatgctgcaaaaccaTCCGGATCCAAGGAGCCAGTGGCTGGCAGCAAACGGTGCACGATCTGCAGTAAAGATTTCCGCACCTGGTCGCTGTATCGAGTGCACATGAAGTACCATCTCAATCAGAAGGATGTCATTTGTGAAGGTTGTGGTAAGCGGTTCTACAGCAAGTCCGATATGCGCGAACATTACGAGGCCGTACACGAGCATAAGCGCTACGTTTGCAACATCTGCGGTATCCATATAAAGCTGAAAAGCAACATTCGACGCCACCTTCGCTCGCACGATGTCACGCAGCAGTTCAAATGCGATCAGTGTCCTAAACGGTTCGCTTGCCGTACCAACCTGCGCTACCATCTCGATGCCCATCTCGGACGAAAGCGGTATCCATGTGAGATCTGTGGGGAAGCCTTCCAGTATACCTACGCACGTAACCAGCACCTGTTTCGAGCTCACGGTATTCAAATAGCTGGTGTAAAAATacggaaggaacggaagcGACGTATACCAACGACAGCTGAGTCGGACAGCAAGGAACCAAAGTCTAGCTCCATctgctcagcagcagccaatgtTGGTAAGATAAGGGAATCCGTGCCACATACCGTCACATACGCGGAGAATGATGATCTTATTGAGTATGCACCCGAGTCACCAACAACTTGA
- the LOC126571952 gene encoding NADH dehydrogenase [ubiquinone] 1 alpha subcomplex subunit 6: MASREAVRRTVQSVRPILSVDREEARKRVLNLYKAWYRQIPYIVMDYDIPKSVEQCREKLREEFLKHKHVNDIRVIDMLVIKGQMELKESVEIWKQKAHIMRYWKESQEPKPTDFLSKFLSGQS; the protein is encoded by the exons ATGGCGAGCCGCGAAGCCGTGCGTCGGACGGTCCAGTCCGTGCGACCGATTCTGTCCGTCGATCGCGAGGAGGCCCGCAAGCGCGTGCTCAATCTCTACAAGGCCTGGTACCGCCAAATCCCGTACATCG TCATGGACTACGATATACCAAAATCCGTAGAGCAGTGCCGGGAGAAGCTGCGGGAAGAGTTCCTGAAGCACAAGCACGTTAACGATATTCGAGTGATTGATATGCTGGTCATCAAGGGGCAGATGGAGCTGAAGGAGTCCGTGGAAATCTGGAAGCAAAAGGCGCACATCATGCGCTACTGGAAGGAAAGCCAAGAGCCCAAACCAACCGATTTCCTGTCCAAATTCTTGTCTGGCCAATCTTAA